Genomic segment of Mercurialis annua linkage group LG6, ddMerAnnu1.2, whole genome shotgun sequence:
CCTTAAATATAGATCTAAATGACTAATATAACCCTAAACATTTACTTTGTGGAGAATTAATTGCTGTTGTCATTAAACGTCAAAATAATGGAATGTATCCTTATGAGAAATAGAAAAACTCTTTCCATATTATTGTTGTGAGAAATTAGAAAAGATTCTTTCCATATtgattaaaccaaacgttttattttCCATGCATGAATTTTCAATTAGTCAATCTGTCAAACGTAATCATCTAAAGCAAACTTATAGATTACATGGCGGGgtttccaaatttaaaaataaaatttccaaataaattttaaaagaaaattttcaaatgaactttaaaaaaaattttcaGATTTCCCTCCAAAAATATAGGTTATTAAAGGAAGCTTAATTTTGACATATCAATCATAGATGAATATGGCAACAAATGAAGAACATCAACAGTTTATTAATCCTGATTTAAATTTAGAGTTTTCAAATGATTTAGATATTGATGGGAATATCGAATTACAGCAGCAGAATTTACAAGAGCAATCAAATTGTCACATCCCAAACCTCAACGATGCTATTAACAATTATACTTTCGATCTCAATGTTCTTCCAGAATCTCCAATGAGTGTTGGTAAGTTTGTGTTTTCATTTTGGTGATGTGTATTTTCTGTACtgaataatttttctatttcattttagtttttGTAGAGTATTTCTTCTTAATTTATTGTGTTCTTGTTCTTTTTCCATATTAGATGAGTCACCATCACGTACACAAAATCAAAGAATTAAAAAAGAGTTGAACAATGATGAAAGAAGAGCTATATATGACATGCTATTGGAGAAAAGTGTTGATGGAAAATTAAAACGAGGGATTACAAACATGGTGGCTGCAACATTTTCAGTTTCGGTTCGTTCAATTCAACGTATTTGGAGACAAGCTAAACAAACTGAAAATGGTGGAGTATCTCATAAAAAGACGGGAAATTGTGGGCggaaaaaagttgaaattgatTTGGAACTAATTCGGAGTGTCCCTTTACACAAACGGACAAGTTTAGAATCTTTAGCATGTTCTATAAACATGAGCAAAAATAGAGTGTTTAATCTTCTCAAATTCGGTGCCATCCGACGACATTCGAATGCCATTAAGCCTTTTCTAAAAGAGGAAAATATGAGAGCTAGATTACAATTTTGCATTTCGATGCTTAATGAAAGTAGCATTCCTCACAATCCGATTTTTAAAGAAATGTACAACATCATTCATATTGACGAGAAgtggttttatatgacaaaaaaatcagaaaaatacTACTTGTTGACAGATGAAGAAGATCCAATACGAAGCTGTAAAAGTAAAAATTTTATCTGCAAAGTTATGTTTCTCGGTGCCATAGCTCGTCCAAGATTTGATGGACAAGGAAATGAAATATTTGATGGAAAAATTGGCATTTTTCCATTTGTTACACAAGAACCTGCTAGAAGAAACAGTATCAATAGACTCACAGGcacgttagaaacaaaaccgTTAACTTCGGTAAATAGAGATATTATGAGATCATATTTGATTGAAAAACTCTTACCGGCAATTAAAGAAAAATGGCCAAGAGATGATATGATGAATCCGATTTTTATTCAGCAAGACAATGCAAGAACTCATGTTGACAAAAATGATGAAGCTTTTTGTGAGGCAGCTAGATACGGAGGATTTGATATTCGTTTGATGTGCCAACCGGCAAATATCCTGATTTGAATATTTTGGATTTAGGTTTTTTTAGTGCAATTCAATCTCTGCAATACAAAGAGGCACCAAAAACCGTGGATGAACTTATTTCAGCTGTTGCGCGATCGTACGACTCATTTGACGTGAGAAAATCAAATCGTATATTTTTATCGTTGCAACTATGCATGATAGAAATAATGCAAGCAAAGGGGTCAAATAAATACAAGATTCCACACATAAACAAGGCAAAATTGGAAAATCTTAAGGAGCTCCCTAGCCAACTTAAATGTGATTCTACATTAGTACAAGAAGTTATGCAGTATGTAACTTGACTGCAACAGTTTAGCATGTTTCCATTGTTCCTATATTTTTTGGTATTGATTATGTAATTTTGCATTTTTCCAGAATTTTAATATCTAAAACTTCTGTAACAACCAAATTTGCATGCAATAGTTGGAAAGTGCACTTGTATGGATGTTAAAATTTTGTTAAGCACTGAGTTTGCATGCAATAGGTTTAGAATAATATGAATTGTTTGTCTTTCACTTGTATTATTGATGTCACCAACATGAAATACTGCAAATTCTAACTCTTTTTCAAATCTAAGAAGTCACCAACAGAGATATACCATAGAATAGTTAAACAATAAACAAAGTTGTCTGCATATCATAAAATAGTTACATTATCTGTGTAACTTAAACGATAAACAAAGTACTAACTCAAAAGAAATTAGGAAGATAAATTTGAAGCATTCTCAtaatttcttttctaatttcCTCATTTTCACATTCAATAACTTCCTCAGGAAACTTGTTTAAATCGAGCCCTTTATCCGCCGGTATATTCAAATCAAAATCGAGCCTAACTTTTTTCTTCTCGTCGCTGTCTTTTGcaatttcttcatttttctcaCTCTTATCTTCATCCATGCCTTTTCTTTTGaagttttataattaaagataAACTGATTATATGaaccatttttatttatataaagaaTTAGAAAgactaattatatttaatgtaaTTGAAGGAAATGAGAGACTTATATGAAAGTGCATGGGAACTGTAAAACGTCAATATATTTGAAAGTGCATGGGAATTGCAACAATTGAAAGTGAGGTTTTAAATTGGAAGGTGTAACATAAGGACATATATGGAAAGTAAAATTTGAAAGTGCATGGGAAGTACAAAACGTCAACTATTTCCAAATGCTTTATTTACTCTAAAACGTCATCTATTAGCAAATGGAGGGAGTAAGATTTaatgttgattaataacttgggtctttcattaataatagtttagggaagaatttagtcaataaaaatacactgaaacaatgaatttgaaacaatatgaaagttcgtgcctttaaatggtaatttttaaaggtcgtgattaaaatgaaactttgtgtaaagttcgtgatttttttaggaattaacccatttttttttctaatgctAGATAAGATAGAGAGAAAATTAGGGAAAAcactctattttctaaaataatagtaaattatacctcaataaggaaaagatagaaaaaatacttcacttttttagcacttttattttttttactctaaattctttttttattataataatagtaattttttattaattttttactctaagcattttatttttactctcaCATGTATCtctcccttttttttttttagattttttctctctctcctctttctctctctttttctctttttcttcttcttctcctctaTTTTTCCATTTCTCCAATTTCtacttcttcttcatttatttttttcttctttatcacGTCGTTGCTCCGCCTTCGCCGATCCGCCATTACTTTGCCGTTGCCCCGCCTTCGTTTCGTCTTCACTCCGCCGTTTttccatattttagcgatttttttaacttattacgatttattttaactctcagatttaaaataattgttcttaattatttttagtttaagatctgaaaatctgcattaaaaacaattttatgatgaaaaaaatgattttctgctgaaaaaacgattttttccagaaaacagcgcctgattatcatattgttatcactatggcgttatcatatcattatcataacactgtagagaaaaacgattttctgttaaaaaaatgcttgattatcatttcggtatcattaacgttagcataactatatcataacgttatcatatcaataccataatattacgcggttatgataataatatgataatttaggatatgatatagttatgataaagtacgtcatgataatgttatgataatagtttttgatattgttatgataaagtatattgtgataatgttatgataatagtatgataagtttatgataaaaagttatgatatagttatgataaagtacgtcatgataatattatgataatattttatgataatgttatgataaagtatattataataatgttatgataatttttataagaataggttatgataatagtatgacaaagttaacgataatagtatgataatgtacgaaaaataattttttactgGAAAAATTATGATACCTAGATGATAATATAACTGCTGcgtttataataatattatgaaaaaattattttttttctaatatgaTGTTACTCCACAActacaaattaaattatattattttttataaaaatattatgatcaTACTATcataaagatataatattattttgaaaagtcaaagagaaagaaagaaaaagaaatcaaatgcatgtaagaaaaaaaaaagtgtcaGGTGTGTGCTCCTTGAGCACGtggagagagaaagaaagagaaagTTGGTGAGAGTTGTCAGTGTGTGTCATATATGTGgagtaaaatcacaaaattttatTACACGGAGAGTAGaaatattaaattcataaatGTGTGAGGTATTTTCATTAAGTTTTCCGTGTTGAGGTAAAATTcactaatatttatttattttagggaAATCTATAAATCTCCCTAAGATAGAGGTACACTTTAGAGGTGTTGAGACCCATCATGTAGATACCTTATAAACTTAGCTTTAGCTTCTTGGGCTAAAAAATGAGCTTCTGCGTTATTCTCTTTGTGGATGTGGCTAAAAGAGCAAAAATCCAAAAGAGTGGACAGGTGCTGAATATCTTGACAGATATCCCAGCTCGCACTCGAGGAGGAGACCTCTGAATTTATAGATTGAGATATCAAAGTAGCATCTTCTTCGAATCTAACTTTAACCAGCGGTTGTTGAGGCTCTAAATCATAGTTTCACGAAGAGCCAGGAATTATAATGTTCCTGGATCCCAAATGTGTCTAAAGACCGATGATCCAGACAATTCGAGGCTATGCAAGCTACCGAGCCAAATTTGATATGCGAACAAGTTCCTGGCCTTCCAAATGGACCACAAGAGGTAACAAAAAAGCTTCTCACTCGAGCCTGAGTCATCTAGGTCTCTAAGAGCAGTCATAGCAGAGACCCAAGCTTGGCTGAAGGAGATTAGAGCTAATGAATCTGACCGGAGAGATAACGGGGAGAGAAACCAGACTTTCTGGGCAAAATCACAGAGGAAAATAGGTGATGGACAAACTAGTGCACAATTAATTCATTCTAAATTCACATTAATTTAATAGTGCTGTTTAGTTAAAGACATTGTTGATAGCTGATAGTTCAGTTTTGATATATATTACTTATTTTATGATCATAAAtggttataattatttttaatactaatatttcaTATACAGCTGGAGAATCTATAAATGCTTTcctgaataaaaaaattacttttgctctttatattaaattggcctaattatttaattaaaaaccacccacattgattttttttttgtttataccctaATATAGAAAAAAACCGTTTATACCCttttttgggtttttaggtttcaCCACTATCCCGAATAAGGATACAATTGAcgattaaaaatttaagggtgacaatattaaaaaaaaaactaaatagaagggttatataatattttttctatttgaaaaaatacaaaaatcttcaaataaattccaacaattaattaatcttttaagttatattaaaaaattaaaggcttaattatttaaaaaccactcaccttgaacttttttttcgtttataccctgacctaggaaaaaattcgtttataccctgacgtatgtatttatgtttcacctctcgaggcactaaattaacctcttttcattaagaaaaaagtttaaaatagtttttcatttttaacctaatttaattatagtttaattagaaatgaattttttttctaaatgaaggactattttaaaactttttttaaaatgaaaagaggttaatttagtgcctcgtggtagaggtgaaacataaacacatacgtcagggtataaatgaattttttcccaggtcagggtataaacgaaaaaaaagtttaaaatgggtggtttttaagtaattaagccaaaattaaataaacaaatccaacccgCGCCTCGTCGAAGGAGCTGCCGCTATTCTTATGTTAGAATGATATAATGATGTCGAATGATACAGTAGAAGAAATTTGATAACCCCTGATTGTTTTGTATTTATCATTTGTTTGTAATTCTTGATAGTGAAATTATGAGAGGATGCATGTAATCATTATTTGCCAAGGATGCCTCCtatgaataaattatattttaaaccataatgttttttattattattaggatTATCTCATCTATTATCCGTATGGGATTCGAATGAATTAATGGatgtcaattttttaaaattaaactgaacCGAAATTAAATGAATGTAAAACTTTTCAACGAAAacaaattgtaatatttttatttttaaaaccgaactgaaTCGGTATAtcggttttaaaattaaataaacattaaaaatttggTGTCTGATAATTTT
This window contains:
- the LOC126687824 gene encoding uncharacterized protein LOC126687824 translates to MATNEEHQQFINPDLNLEFSNDLDIDGNIELQQQNLQEQSNCHIPNLNDAINNYTFDLNVLPESPMSVDESPSRTQNQRIKKELNNDERRAIYDMLLEKSVDGKLKRGITNMVAATFSVSVRSIQRIWRQAKQTENGGVSHKKTGNCGRKKVEIDLELIRSVPLHKRTSLESLACSINMSKNRVFNLLKFGAIRRHSNAIKPFLKEENMRARLQFCISMLNESSIPHNPIFKEMYNIIHIDEKWFYMTKKSEKYYLLTDEEDPIRSCKSKNFICKVMFLGAIARPRFDGQGNEIFDGKIGIFPFVTQEPARRNSINRLTGTLETKPLTSVNRDIMRSYLIEKLLPAIKEKWPRDDMMNPIFIQQDNARTHVDKNDEAFCEAARYGGFDIRLMCQPANILI